TGATCTGCTCAGGCCAGGCTCTTCGTCACCTGCTGCCGTAAAGTTGCAGCATCAGCGGCCCCATAATTCACTGCACTGGGCTTACCATCTCGCCCCAGGATGAAGGTCGTCGGCGCGCTCATGACGCCCCAACGCTTCGCGGTTTCAGGGTCTTCGCTGGCATCGACCTTGACGATATAGACACTATCGCCCATTTCTGACTTTAACTTCTCCAGGGCAGGCTGCTGTTGCGTACGGCAGGGTATGCAGCCTGGGGTCGTAAAGTAAACGATGGTCGCACTGTTCGAGGGTACGTTCGCCAACAACGGATCACGGGGGGCTTGCTCAGCTGCGTGATGAAGCGTTGCCTTGCGATATAGAGCAAAGGCGACGTAACCTACGATAATCAAGATACTGACGATGACGAGGCGTTCAATCATAGCTTACTGCTCCTGGATCGGGCTGGCGTTAAAGCCAGGAACACCCAGGCGATTGAACTGATAGTACATCCAGCAACCGAGGCAGAAGTTTAACCAGAAGTTGAGGTTTGCCAGTGCAATCACAATCCAGACCAGCACCCATCCCAACACAGGCACACCAGCCAGCAGCGCGATAGTGCCTACGCCGTTGAAGAGCGCACCAACGAGCATTGCAAAGCGATGAGGTTCCGGATTGTCATTGAGGATATTGGGTTTGACGATGCCAGATGGCTTGATGATGTACTGGTAGATCAGACGATAGGGCGCGAAGGATAGCCCCAGGCCGCCCAATAACTGGGCCAGACCAACCAGGGCGACGAGCACCCAACTATCTAACACGAAGGCTGCTAACAGCAGAATGATGGTTATGGCCTGCCCGACTTTGAGGCCGGTATGATCGATGCGTCTTAACGATGTTGTCATTATGTTATGTTCCTATGTCTTCATGGAGATGCTTGGCTAAGGAATTTTGTCACCTATGAGTTCGCTAATCTGGTAGCCGTAACCAACTTCTACCAGATGCGTATCACCACCAAGGGGGTAATACAGCTTATCCTCGATCAGAACACCACCCATCTTTTCGTAAAAGTGGCGTGCTGATGTGTTATCTTCAAGCACCCAAATCAACATCGTTTGATAGCCACGATCCCATAACTCCTTTGCGGCGGAACGTACCAGTTCGCGCCCGATACCTTGTCCTTGATACGCTGCTAGAACATACAGCGCGTAAACTTCACTATCGTAACCTGTGACATGATTGCGTTCAGCGCCGCTGCTTGCAAAGCCGACAATTTCACCTGCTTCTTCTGCGACATCGATAAAGCCACGACCACTACGGATGCTGTGCAACCATTGACCTGAACTACGTTCATAGCTGAGGTTTGCGAGCCGTTCTGCGGGCATGATGCCAGTGTAAGCAGTGCGCCAAGTATCCACATGCACCCGTGCGATGCCTTCAATATCGGCTTCGACCGCGCGCCGGATGCAATACATGGTTAGCTCGCGCCACCTGCAATGCTGGGGATAATGCGCAGGTTGGCATCATCATCAATTTCTGTATCGGTCCCATCCAGGAAGCGAATGTCTTCGTCTTCAACGAAGACGTTTACAAAGCTGCGCAGCTTGTCATCCTGGAAGAGGTGCGGCTTCAGTTCTGGATACTGGTTGACCAGATCACTCAGTGCTGCGCCGACGGTATCCCCACTTACGCTAATCTGAGCTTCGTTGTCGGTGTAAACCCGCAGTGGGGTTGGTACTTTGATGTTTGCCATATGTTTTGATGCTCCCTGTTGATTCTAAATGATTTGATACGTCTAGAGATGCTTTGCTTACCTGATATTAGCGAAATCTAATTGAATTCCCATATTTGGACTTATGGCTCTACGCTCAGGCTTACTGGCTCGAATTTGCTGCGATCTGGCTGCAACAGCCAAACGCGCATATCAACAGCTTCGCCTGCCATCACGGATGTGATGATATAGACAAAATTAGGTAGCGCATGTTCGCGATCATATTCTGATGGAATGGCCGGGGCGTTCGGGTGGCTATGGTAATAGCCCACGATAGAAAGGCCCTGTTCATCGGCGGTATCTTCCATCTGTGCCCAGTTTTGCGGTGTCATGGCATAGCGATGATATTGTTCTTCCGTCTCGAAGTTATTTTCCACGCCGATCACATCAGCAATTGAAACGACATCGCCTGTACGTGAGCCGAGCAAGAATCCGCCACCTTCGTTGGGGAAGTTGGCCTCCATTTGCTGGAAGATGCTCTGCTGCAAAGCCTGACTTAATTTAACGTCCATACCCATCCTATGTAATCTAATTGCCACTCAATACGTTGATTCGTCTGTATGATGACTGGCTGGGAATAAAAAAACCAGCCTTCCGGCTGGTCTCTCTGCAAGTTTTAAGGCGCGCGATACGCCCGACTTTACAACGCGAAACAGCCGATTTGCACTCTGCAAACGGTCATACAACAACAGGTGGAAAACAGGCGTTTTGCGTTCATAAGTCGATAAACTAACATGCTCTAAGACACTTGTCAAGCGTTTAAATTTCTTAACAATAGGTATTTTTCGTCTAGTTGCAGACAACTGTCTTAGAACGCGCGTACGATTAATGAAATTGTTAGTCAGAGGTCGTTGAATGGACCCTTACGCAGTGCTATACTCAGCTATCAAAAGATATCAATACCTGGCAATTCTCTGTCGTTCGCGTTCCACACTATATATTTAGGGTATTGCCACTACGTTTTACTGACCCAAAAAGGGCCTATCGATTAAACAGATAGCGTTCATTTCACACAGGAGTTTTTCATGTCTAACAAAGCTGGTCTTGAGGGTGTCGTTGTTGCTGACGTACAAACCAGTCTGGTTAATGGTGTAGAGGGCAAGCTCATATACGCTGGTTACAGCATTGAAGACTTGGCTGAAAATGCCCTTTTCGAAGAAGTATTTTTCTTACTACATAACGTACGTTTGCCAAATGCTGAAGAACTAGAAGCAATCCGTTCACAGATTGCTAAACAGGCGTCTGTCCCGCAAGAAATTCTGGATATGATGAAATCACTGCCGAAAGAAACCCCAGGTATGGCTGTAATTCGTACAGCAACTTCCATGCTTTCGGCCTATGATCCAGATGCTGAAAATCTGACGGATAAAGATGTTGCTCGTGAGAAGGCGGCTCGCCTGACCGGGCAACTGACTACCATCTCCGCTGCATGGGTTCGCATTTCCAAGGGGCAGGAACCTATTGCCCCGCGTGAGGACCTGAACTTGGCTGAGAACTTCGTCTATATGATGTCCGGCGAAGGGCCAGACAAGACAGCGAGCGAAGCTGTGAATGTATACCTGGTGCTGCTGGCAGAGCACGGCATGAACGCCAGCACGTTCGCCAGCCGCGTGATCACCGCGACAGGTTCAGACATGCATAGTGCTGTTGTCGGCGCTATTGGTGCCCTGAAGGGCCCGTCCCATGGTGGCGCGAATGCAGAAGCCATGCGCATGTTTATGGAAATTGGTGAGCCGGAAAATGTGAAGCCCTGGTTTAAGGAGCACATCAAAGAAGGCGAACGTCGCATCATGGGTATCGGGCACCGTGTCTACAAAGCGCTCGATCCTCGTGCAGCCGTGATGAAGCTCCACGCTGAGCGCCTTGCTGAGAGCAGCGGCAACACAAAATGGTACAAGATCGCTGAATCATTGGCAGAAGAAGCGCTCGGTGATGATTATTTCATCGAACGTAAGCTATTCCCGAATGTGGACTACTACAGCGCGATTGTGCTCTCTACATTGGACCTGAGCATCGATATGTTTACACCGCTGTTCGCCATGTCTCGTATAGCAGGTTGGACTGCGAATATCGTTGACCAGATGGGTGGCCGTTTGATCCGTCCAACAGCCAATTATGTTGGCCCGATGGATCTGAAGTGGACGCCGGTCGAAGAACGCTAAGTTTGTTTGAGCCGTCATATCATGATTGGCTCGCCAAATGAGATAAGCGGGGAAGGGCACGCTGATTACGTGCCCTTTTTATTTTCGGATTTGTTTATCGCTCGTTATCGTTGAAGCGCTAGCTTCCTACCAGCAAGACGATAAACTGTGTATACATCTGTGCAGGCGCATTGAAGTTATTGTCGCTGACAAGCACCAGCGTTTGCTGTTCATTGATTGTTGGTCCCCAGGTTGCGCCTTCGATGTTATCCACATCCAGGCCGAAGGTGCCTTCTTCAAGTGTTAAGAGGTGCGTCTTTGCAACGGGTGTAAAGTCTAATTCTGCGATGCTGCTTTCTCCGGCGATATTGGTCGCTTCTGTAAAATCAACCAGATAGATCGCAATGGTATTGCCAACCCCCAGCACAAAGCTACGTTCTATGGCGACTAACTGTGTTTCGTCATAAGGCAGCAGGGCAACCAGACCGTTATCCTGGGTTGTGGTTGGTAGGTCTGCACTGACGGGAATGGGGCCGACTTCATAAATGTATTCTGCTGCGACATTGCCCGTCATCCGATCATAGATC
The Phototrophicus methaneseepsis DNA segment above includes these coding regions:
- a CDS encoding thioredoxin family protein — translated: MIERLVIVSILIIVGYVAFALYRKATLHHAAEQAPRDPLLANVPSNSATIVYFTTPGCIPCRTQQQPALEKLKSEMGDSVYIVKVDASEDPETAKRWGVMSAPTTFILGRDGKPSAVNYGAADAATLRQQVTKSLA
- a CDS encoding DUF4395 domain-containing protein, producing the protein MTTSLRRIDHTGLKVGQAITIILLLAAFVLDSWVLVALVGLAQLLGGLGLSFAPYRLIYQYIIKPSGIVKPNILNDNPEPHRFAMLVGALFNGVGTIALLAGVPVLGWVLVWIVIALANLNFWLNFCLGCWMYYQFNRLGVPGFNASPIQEQ
- a CDS encoding GNAT family N-acetyltransferase; translation: MYCIRRAVEADIEGIARVHVDTWRTAYTGIMPAERLANLSYERSSGQWLHSIRSGRGFIDVAEEAGEIVGFASSGAERNHVTGYDSEVYALYVLAAYQGQGIGRELVRSAAKELWDRGYQTMLIWVLEDNTSARHFYEKMGGVLIEDKLYYPLGGDTHLVEVGYGYQISELIGDKIP
- a CDS encoding ubiquitin-like small modifier protein 1 yields the protein MANIKVPTPLRVYTDNEAQISVSGDTVGAALSDLVNQYPELKPHLFQDDKLRSFVNVFVEDEDIRFLDGTDTEIDDDANLRIIPSIAGGAS
- a CDS encoding Mov34/MPN/PAD-1 family protein, translating into MDVKLSQALQQSIFQQMEANFPNEGGGFLLGSRTGDVVSIADVIGVENNFETEEQYHRYAMTPQNWAQMEDTADEQGLSIVGYYHSHPNAPAIPSEYDREHALPNFVYIITSVMAGEAVDMRVWLLQPDRSKFEPVSLSVEP
- a CDS encoding citrate/2-methylcitrate synthase, producing the protein MSNKAGLEGVVVADVQTSLVNGVEGKLIYAGYSIEDLAENALFEEVFFLLHNVRLPNAEELEAIRSQIAKQASVPQEILDMMKSLPKETPGMAVIRTATSMLSAYDPDAENLTDKDVAREKAARLTGQLTTISAAWVRISKGQEPIAPREDLNLAENFVYMMSGEGPDKTASEAVNVYLVLLAEHGMNASTFASRVITATGSDMHSAVVGAIGALKGPSHGGANAEAMRMFMEIGEPENVKPWFKEHIKEGERRIMGIGHRVYKALDPRAAVMKLHAERLAESSGNTKWYKIAESLAEEALGDDYFIERKLFPNVDYYSAIVLSTLDLSIDMFTPLFAMSRIAGWTANIVDQMGGRLIRPTANYVGPMDLKWTPVEER